The DNA sequence CGGGAAGTCGTCGGCAGGAAATTACGGCTATGCTGCCGGTTATGCTGGCGGCTACCCGGCGTTTTCCGGCCTGCCAGTTTGTTGTCGGAACCGTAAGTAACCTACCGGATACCTTATACGACAGTATCCTGGCCGACTATCCGACGGTGCGTCGGGTCAGTGATTCGGCCTACGATCTGCTACACATAGCTACGGCAGCGCTGGTAACATCGGGGACGGCCACGTTGGAAACGGGTCTTTTCAATGTACCGCAGGTGGTTTGCTATAAAACGGCGCGTTGGTGGTATGAGATTGGCAAACGCATCCTGACGGTACCGTACCTTTCGCTGGTCAACCTCATTGCCGAGCGGGCTGTTGTACCCGAGTTGATCTACGACTGCACGCCCGACCGAATTGCCGATGAACTGACGATGCTGTTACCGGGCGGAACGAAGCGGGAGGCCCAACTGGACGGTTACCGGGAAGTACGGCAAAAAATGGGTGAACCGGGTGCGTCAGAGCGGGCGGGCGGAGCAATGGTAGCGGAACTGAAAGCGATGCTGGCGATGCACAAGTAGACGCCTGCCGTATGGGGGGCTTAACAGTGAACGAACGGGGTACCGAAAGATACGGTCGTTGCTGCTGTATGTCAATCCCGACTGATAACACCCGTGGCTTCCCATTGCTTCAGCCAGTCTTTTTTGATGCCCTGCACCTGGGAAAAGAACTGATAAAAAATAGCCATATCCTGCTCGTAGTTGCCGGTAACGTACAACGGTTCGCTCAGCAGGACGAGTTTGCGGGGCCAATCGAAGCCGGTCAGGATGAGGGGAACGCCCGATTTCAGGGCGATGTAATAAAATCCCGTCTTGAGTTTACTGACATTGGAGCGCGTACCCTCCGGAGCAATGCAGATGTGAAGTTGCTCGTTCCTGTTGAATTCGTCGACGGTGGCGTCGACCAGGTTATGCGACTTACCCCGGTAAACGGGAATGCCCCC is a window from the Spirosoma rigui genome containing:
- a CDS encoding 1-acyl-sn-glycerol-3-phosphate acyltransferase — encoded protein: MLGALSRWLFRLWGWRIVGPVPTVPKGIWVVTPHTTNWDFPIGLGIRPTIHIWIQFMAKSSLFKWYSGWLFRALGGIPVYRGKSHNLVDATVDEFNRNEQLHICIAPEGTRSNVSKLKTGFYYIALKSGVPLILTGFDWPRKLVLLSEPLYVTGNYEQDMAIFYQFFSQVQGIKKDWLKQWEATGVISRD